Proteins encoded in a region of the Paucibacter sediminis genome:
- a CDS encoding LysR family transcriptional regulator — MSPALPKPALREDLLWGQLHALTVIAHTGSFTKAAQRLGLSKAAVSQRIAELERAVGVTLVARTTRSVRLSDAGQRLVEDTEASFNHIARSLGAARDAAGQPRGLVRVTAPVALGRQHVAPALPGFFAQYPEIRIELDLSDRLAALAQEGFDLAIRHTSTPPDTHVAFKLCASRAMLVAAPAYLARAGTPAHPAELAAHACLPYLRSGPAVWHFEHGSARAPERVRVPVQGPLRAGNSEIIRDAALAGLGVALLPDFSAAPALASGVLQELLPQWRPAGFFGDSIYAIHPWSSTTPRPVRLLIEHLRAALGKGF; from the coding sequence ATGAGCCCAGCCCTGCCGAAGCCCGCCCTGCGTGAAGACCTGCTGTGGGGCCAGCTGCACGCCCTCACCGTGATCGCCCATACCGGCAGCTTCACCAAGGCGGCGCAGCGCCTGGGCCTGTCCAAGGCCGCGGTGAGCCAGCGCATAGCCGAGCTGGAGCGCGCCGTGGGCGTCACCCTGGTGGCGCGCACCACGCGCTCGGTGCGGCTCTCGGACGCCGGCCAGCGCCTGGTCGAGGACACCGAGGCCAGCTTCAACCATATTGCGCGCAGCCTCGGTGCGGCGCGCGACGCCGCCGGCCAGCCGCGCGGCCTGGTGCGCGTGACCGCGCCGGTGGCGCTGGGGCGCCAGCATGTGGCGCCCGCCCTGCCCGGCTTCTTCGCCCAATACCCGGAGATCCGCATCGAGCTGGACCTGTCGGACCGGCTGGCGGCGCTGGCGCAGGAGGGCTTCGACCTGGCCATCCGCCATACCAGCACGCCGCCCGACACCCATGTGGCCTTCAAGCTCTGCGCCTCGCGCGCCATGCTGGTGGCGGCGCCGGCCTATCTGGCCCGCGCCGGCACGCCCGCCCATCCGGCCGAGCTGGCGGCCCATGCCTGCCTGCCCTATCTGCGCTCGGGCCCGGCGGTCTGGCACTTCGAACATGGCTCGGCCAGGGCGCCGGAGCGCGTGCGGGTGCCCGTGCAGGGCCCGCTGCGCGCCGGCAACAGCGAAATCATCCGGGATGCCGCACTGGCCGGCCTGGGCGTGGCCCTGCTGCCCGACTTCAGCGCCGCACCGGCACTGGCAAGCGGCGTCCTGCAGGAGCTGCTGCCGCAATGGCGGCCGGCCGGCTTCTTCGGCGACAGCATCTACGCCATCCACCCCTGGAGCAGCACCACGCCGCGCCCGGTGCGGCTCCTGATCGAACACCTGCGCGCGGCCCTGGGCAAGGGCTTCTGA
- a CDS encoding YecA family protein: protein MNAAKPPVRKPSPAPRPARPTASTKPAPQARKPAEPLSDGELEQLQALLDKVPAPLEPLDVSMLDGYLIGVLLQPKPIAMSDWAPHVLDSEGRKPPPSYNGEQLFELIRRRHRELNLAIVDRQWFDPWVFELEDEADPSEVVFPWVAGFALATELFPELMRLDAAQLLEPLAAIYMHLDADDLEDADELLEEIETLEPPADLEEAVESLVSATLLLADVSRPQPAQPSPKRPPARKGPPQRRRF from the coding sequence ATGAACGCTGCCAAGCCGCCCGTACGCAAGCCCAGCCCCGCGCCTCGTCCGGCCCGGCCCACCGCAAGCACCAAGCCGGCGCCGCAAGCCCGCAAGCCCGCCGAGCCGCTCAGCGACGGCGAGCTGGAGCAGCTGCAGGCCCTGCTCGACAAGGTGCCGGCGCCGCTGGAGCCCCTGGACGTGAGCATGCTGGACGGCTATCTGATCGGCGTGCTGCTGCAGCCCAAGCCCATTGCCATGTCCGACTGGGCGCCGCATGTGCTGGACAGCGAGGGCCGCAAGCCGCCGCCCAGCTACAACGGCGAGCAGCTGTTCGAGCTGATACGCCGCCGCCATCGCGAGCTCAACCTGGCCATCGTCGATCGCCAGTGGTTCGACCCCTGGGTGTTCGAGCTAGAGGACGAGGCCGACCCTTCCGAGGTGGTGTTCCCCTGGGTGGCCGGCTTCGCGCTCGCCACCGAGCTGTTCCCCGAGCTGATGCGCCTGGATGCCGCCCAGCTGCTGGAGCCGCTGGCCGCGATCTATATGCACCTGGACGCGGACGATCTGGAAGACGCCGACGAGTTGCTGGAAGAGATCGAGACCCTGGAGCCGCCCGCCGATCTGGAGGAGGCGGTGGAAAGCCTGGTGAGCGCCACCCTGCTGCTGGCCGATGTGTCCAGGCCCCAGCCGGCCCAGCCAAGCCCGAAGCGGCCGCCGGCCCGCAAGGGCCCGCCGCAGCGGCGCCGCTTCTAA